The nucleotide window TCGATCCCAATATCTTCGCTATCGCTACCGGTATCGAAGAACACAATAACTACGCAGTAGAGTTTATCAACGCTACCCGCCGTATCAAGGAACTGATGCCACTGGCAAAAATAAGTGGTGGTGTCAGCAACGTTTCCTTCTCTTTCCGTGGCAACGAAACCGTGCGGGAAGCCATGCACTCCGTGTTCCTCTACCATGCCATCCAAGCTGGTATGGACATGGGTATCGTTAATGCTGGTATGCTGCAGATATATGATGACATAGAACCACAACTGCGCGAGCTTTGTGAGGACGCCATACTAAACAGAAGAGAAGATGCTACCGAAAGACTGATCCAGTTTGCCGACACTGTAAAGTCCAAAGGCAAAGTGGTAGAGAAGGATGAAACCTGGCGCCAGGGCTCTGTGGAAGAAAGACTGAGCCACGCACTGGTAAATGGTATCACCGATTATATTGAAGCCGATACAGAAGAAGCCCGTCAGAAATATCCTCGTCCGCTGGACGTGATAGAAGGACCGCTGATGGACGGCATGAATGTGGTAGGTGATCTGTTTGGCAGTGGTAAAATGTTCCTGCCGCAGGTAGTGAAAAGTGCCCGTGTAATGAAAAAATCCGTAGCCGTTCTCACTCCTTTTATCGAAGAAGAGAAGCTGCGCAACCAGGCTATCAATGGCGGAGAAATCAAGTCTGCCGGCAGAATTCTGCTGGCCACTGTAAAAGGGGATGTACACGATATCGGTAAGAACATCGTTGGTGTAGTACTGGCCTGTAACGGATATGAAATCATTGACCTGGGTGTAATGGTACCTGCGGAAAAAATTCTGCAGACTGCCCGCCAGGAAAAAGTAGATATCATCGGCCTCAGCGGCCTGATCACCCCCAGCCTGGACGAAATGGTGCATGTAGCCCGTGAGCTGAAAAGGCAGGACTTCGATATTCCGCTGATCATCGGCGGAGCCACTACCTCCCGTACCCATACCGCGGTGAAGATCGCACAGGAGTATGCACATGGAGTAGTACACGTACTCGATGCTTCCCGCAGTGTGACCGTAACCGGCAGTCTGCTCAACAAGGCCCTGAAAAAAGATTTCCTGGCTACCATACAGGAAGAGTATACAAAGCTGAACGAGTCTTTCAGAAACAAAAAACCCGTTAAGCAGTACCTCCCATTTGCAGTAGCACAGCAAAATAAAGCAGCTATCAACTGGGACGCTTTCACTCCGGTGAAGCCCCGGTTTACCGGCATCAAAACCTTCGAAAACTACGATCTCGCAGAGATCGCCCAATACATTGACTGGCAGCCGTTCTTCATCGCCTGGGAACTGCATGGTAAATTCCCGCAGATCCTGACCGACGAAGTAGTGGGCCAGGAAGCCAGCCGGCTTTACAAAGATGCCCGCGAACTGCTGGACCAGGTGATCCGCGAAAAATGGCTGGGTGCCAATGCTGTCATCGGCATTTATCCCGCCAACAGCGTTGCCCCCGACACCATCCAGGTGTCACCGGAGCAGGCGGACATAACACCGGTAAAACTGGAGTTCCTGCGGCAGCAGATCAAAAAAGCGCCCGGACAACCCAACCAATCCCTTGCCGATTACATTGCCCCCGCATCTACCGGTAAAACAGACTATATCGGCGGATTCGCCGTTACAGCGGGCATCGGCATCGAAAAATGGCTGGAAAAATTCAAAGAAGAACACGACGATTATAACAGCATTATGCTGAAAGCGCTGGCAGACAGGCTGGCAGAAGCTTTTACAGAATTGATGCACGAGCGCGTACGTAAAGAGTTCTGGGGATATGCCAGCGAGGAACACCTGAGCAATGAAGCCCTGATCCGGGAAGAATACGCCGGTATCAGACCAGCACCAGGCTACCCTGCCTGTCCGGAGCATACAGAGAAATACAAGCTGTTTGACCTCCTGGATGCCACCAAAAACACCGGCATCACCCTGACAGAATCGCTGGCTATGTATCCTGCCGCCAGCGTAAGTGGATGGTATTTTGCCAACCCTGAGGCAAAATATTTCGGCCTCGGTAAAATTGAAAAAGACCAGGTGACCGACTACGCCGGCCGTAAAGGCTGGAGCATAGAGGAAGCAGAGAAGTGGCTGCGTCCCAACCTGGAATATGACATATAATTAATCAATTGCAGATAACACATTATGGACTTGGGCGAAGAGCAGATCTTCGCCCAAATTCGTAATTCCCTTTAAACATCTTCAACATGAGAATCATATCCTACAATGTGAATGGCCTCCGTTCGGCTATGACCAAAGGTTTTACAGAATGGCTGCAAACAGACCCCGCAGATGTCGTTTGCCTCCAGGAAATCAAAGCCCACCAGGACAACGTGGACTTCAAAAAGTTTGAAGAGCTGGGTTATGAACATTACTGGTTTCCCGCCCAGAAAAAAGGTTACAGCGGTGTTGCGGTTCTTACCCGCATAAAACCCGATCAGGTACACTATGGCAGTGGTCATGTCCAGAGCGATGCCGAAGGGCGTTTTATCCGCCTCGATTTCGGTAATCTGACCCTGATCAACACCTACTTCCCTTCCGGTACCAGCGGTGATGAACGGCAGACCTATAAATATCAGTGGCTGGATGAGCTTTCCGGACATCTTGATGAGCTGAAGAAAACACGGCCCAATCTGGTGCTGTGCGGAGATTACAACATTTGTCACAAGCCTATCGACATACATGATCCGGTGAGCAACAAAAACTCAACAGGTTTTTTACCGGAAGAAAGGGCCTGGATGGACCGTTTCTTTGAAAGCGGCTTTGTGGATACCTTCCGGCATTTTAATCCAAACCCGCACCAGTACAGCTGGTGGAGCTTCCGCGCCAATGCCCGGAACAATAACAAAGGCTGGCGTATAGACTATATCAACGTCACAGCTCCCTTGAAGGAAAAGCTGAAACA belongs to Chitinophaga sp. HK235 and includes:
- a CDS encoding exodeoxyribonuclease III, coding for MRIISYNVNGLRSAMTKGFTEWLQTDPADVVCLQEIKAHQDNVDFKKFEELGYEHYWFPAQKKGYSGVAVLTRIKPDQVHYGSGHVQSDAEGRFIRLDFGNLTLINTYFPSGTSGDERQTYKYQWLDELSGHLDELKKTRPNLVLCGDYNICHKPIDIHDPVSNKNSTGFLPEERAWMDRFFESGFVDTFRHFNPNPHQYSWWSFRANARNNNKGWRIDYINVTAPLKEKLKHATIYQEVKHSDHCPVFLELAL
- the metH gene encoding methionine synthase: MSATSIPSNTTNEVMITDTDIAPSRVIRPFMRLSGLEPLVVRPETNFINVGERTNVTGSKKFARLIREGLYEEALSVARQQVENGAQILDVNMDDALLDGEAAMSTFLKLLAAEPDISRIPIMIDSSKFSVIEAGLKCVQGKCVVNSISLKEGEAKFIEQAHICKSYGAAVVVMAFDEHGQADTEEKRVSFSHRAYKILTEVVGYDPQDIIFDPNIFAIATGIEEHNNYAVEFINATRRIKELMPLAKISGGVSNVSFSFRGNETVREAMHSVFLYHAIQAGMDMGIVNAGMLQIYDDIEPQLRELCEDAILNRREDATERLIQFADTVKSKGKVVEKDETWRQGSVEERLSHALVNGITDYIEADTEEARQKYPRPLDVIEGPLMDGMNVVGDLFGSGKMFLPQVVKSARVMKKSVAVLTPFIEEEKLRNQAINGGEIKSAGRILLATVKGDVHDIGKNIVGVVLACNGYEIIDLGVMVPAEKILQTARQEKVDIIGLSGLITPSLDEMVHVARELKRQDFDIPLIIGGATTSRTHTAVKIAQEYAHGVVHVLDASRSVTVTGSLLNKALKKDFLATIQEEYTKLNESFRNKKPVKQYLPFAVAQQNKAAINWDAFTPVKPRFTGIKTFENYDLAEIAQYIDWQPFFIAWELHGKFPQILTDEVVGQEASRLYKDARELLDQVIREKWLGANAVIGIYPANSVAPDTIQVSPEQADITPVKLEFLRQQIKKAPGQPNQSLADYIAPASTGKTDYIGGFAVTAGIGIEKWLEKFKEEHDDYNSIMLKALADRLAEAFTELMHERVRKEFWGYASEEHLSNEALIREEYAGIRPAPGYPACPEHTEKYKLFDLLDATKNTGITLTESLAMYPAASVSGWYFANPEAKYFGLGKIEKDQVTDYAGRKGWSIEEAEKWLRPNLEYDI